The following proteins are encoded in a genomic region of Bacillus horti:
- a CDS encoding AMP-binding protein — translation MPKKLGIWTEHYPDEIATSLEYPEETLPFFLEEANKVKPNHTAIRFLGKSVSYRKLYEQALSLANALRSLGVTEGKRVALMLANCPQAVIGYFGVLLAGGVVVQTNPLYMERELEHQLKDSGAEVIIALDLVYPKLARVQAETAIKDVIITGIKDFLPFPKNVLYPYVQKKQGLYVNVQYGERIHSFTELLKKHKPKRIEISSTPDDLAALQYTGGTTGLPKGVMLTHRNLVVNAYQCSQWIYKVNYGQERVLGVVPLFHVYGMTVVMNLGIMTAATMVLVPKFEAKDVLKTIQKEKPTLFPGAPTIYIGLLNESNIEKYDLSSIEACISGSAGLPVDVQKRFEQITGGKLVEGYGLTETSPVTHANLIWGNNVVGSIGLPWPDTEAIILSTEDGEELPPREIGELAIKGPQVMQGYWNNEKETEKAFKNGWFMTGDLGYMDEKGYFYIVERKKEMIVASGYNIYPREIEEVLYEHEAVKECAVIGVTHEYRGETVKAYIVKKDGYEVSEQELDQFCRQKLSVYKVPKIYEFRTELPKSIIGKILKRVLVEEGTEKQTDESINKEAELTKDNKESTVNEESAVDKSFEENEANAGREGEELFRGSEASEANEMVERELNETTVVPNENEAENRDRED, via the coding sequence ATGCCGAAAAAGCTAGGAATCTGGACGGAGCATTATCCAGATGAAATCGCCACATCACTTGAATATCCTGAGGAAACACTACCCTTTTTTCTGGAGGAGGCTAATAAAGTAAAGCCTAATCATACAGCCATTCGCTTTCTAGGTAAGAGTGTTTCCTATCGCAAACTTTATGAGCAAGCTTTATCTTTAGCTAATGCTTTAAGGAGTTTAGGTGTAACTGAAGGGAAACGAGTTGCCTTAATGCTAGCAAACTGTCCTCAAGCCGTCATAGGCTATTTTGGGGTTTTGTTGGCTGGAGGAGTTGTGGTTCAGACAAATCCTTTGTACATGGAACGGGAATTAGAGCATCAATTGAAGGATTCTGGGGCTGAGGTCATTATTGCATTGGACTTGGTTTATCCTAAATTGGCACGTGTACAGGCGGAAACGGCTATCAAGGATGTTATTATCACGGGAATCAAGGATTTTTTACCCTTCCCTAAAAATGTACTTTATCCGTATGTTCAGAAAAAACAAGGTCTTTATGTTAATGTACAGTATGGAGAGCGCATTCATTCGTTTACTGAGCTATTAAAAAAGCATAAGCCTAAGCGAATTGAAATTTCCAGTACGCCTGATGATTTGGCAGCCTTACAGTACACAGGGGGAACTACGGGGTTACCAAAGGGAGTTATGCTGACACATCGTAATTTAGTGGTGAACGCTTATCAATGCTCACAATGGATTTATAAGGTGAACTACGGACAGGAGAGAGTGTTAGGAGTTGTTCCCCTCTTCCATGTCTATGGGATGACCGTTGTTATGAATTTAGGAATTATGACAGCTGCGACAATGGTATTGGTACCTAAATTTGAAGCGAAGGATGTACTAAAAACGATACAGAAGGAGAAGCCAACCCTTTTTCCGGGAGCTCCTACTATTTATATCGGACTATTAAATGAATCAAATATTGAAAAATATGATCTATCTTCTATTGAGGCGTGTATCAGTGGTTCAGCTGGGTTACCAGTTGATGTACAGAAGCGTTTTGAGCAGATCACAGGTGGAAAGCTTGTTGAGGGGTATGGTTTAACGGAGACCTCACCAGTCACTCATGCCAATCTAATTTGGGGAAATAATGTAGTGGGAAGTATAGGACTCCCATGGCCAGACACGGAGGCTATCATTCTCTCGACTGAAGATGGTGAAGAGCTTCCGCCTAGGGAGATCGGTGAGCTTGCTATTAAAGGACCGCAGGTCATGCAGGGGTATTGGAACAACGAAAAAGAAACAGAGAAAGCATTTAAGAACGGCTGGTTTATGACAGGTGATCTAGGGTATATGGATGAAAAGGGTTATTTTTACATCGTTGAGCGTAAAAAAGAGATGATAGTTGCTAGTGGTTACAATATCTATCCGAGAGAAATTGAAGAGGTTCTTTACGAACATGAAGCGGTCAAAGAGTGTGCTGTCATTGGAGTTACTCATGAGTACCGAGGTGAAACGGTCAAAGCGTACATTGTTAAAAAGGATGGCTATGAGGTGTCAGAGCAAGAGCTGGACCAATTCTGCCGACAGAAGCTTTCTGTGTATAAGGTTCCTAAAATTTATGAGTTCAGAACGGAGCTGCCAAAGTCCATTATAGGAAAGATTTTAAAAAGAGTACTTGTAGAGGAAGGGACAGAAAAGCAAACGGATGAGAGCATAAATAAAGAAGCTGAGCTAACTAAAGATAACAAAGAAAGTACAGTAAATGAAGAAAGTGCAGTAGATAAGTCGTTTGAAGAGAATGAAGCCAACGCAGGCAGAGAAGGGGAAGAATTGTTTAGAGGTAGTGAAGCCAGTGAAGCTAACGAAATGGTTGAGAGGGAGCTAAATGAGACCACTGTTGTGCCTAATGAAAACGAGGCTGAAAACAGGGATAGGGAAGATTAG
- a CDS encoding electron transfer flavoprotein subunit alpha/FixB family protein — MSQTILVLAEERDGSLRHVTYEAIAAAKQINKDCRVAVASFGTEADKYVSELAHYGADEVVVVKHESLTSYTTDGYYQAFLQVIEQLQPTAIVLGHTSIGKDLSPRLAAKLGAALISDCTSIEGEGEQALFVRPIYSGKAFAKKKIKEGLAFITIRPNNIAALEADEALKAEVKELNVDIKDIRTVIKEVVRKTAGGVDLSEARVIIAGGRGVKSTEGFKPLQELADVLGGAVGASRGACDAEYCDYALQIGQTGKVVTPDLYIACGISGAIQHLAGMSNSKVIVAINKDPEAEIFKVADYGIVGDLFEIVPLLTEEFKKALA; from the coding sequence ATGAGTCAAACAATACTTGTATTAGCTGAGGAACGCGATGGGTCACTTAGACATGTAACCTATGAGGCTATAGCAGCGGCCAAGCAAATAAATAAAGACTGTAGAGTAGCTGTTGCCTCTTTTGGTACGGAGGCTGACAAATATGTATCAGAGCTTGCTCACTATGGGGCTGACGAGGTTGTTGTAGTGAAGCACGAGAGCCTAACTTCTTATACCACCGATGGATACTATCAGGCCTTTTTACAGGTGATAGAGCAGCTACAACCAACTGCCATCGTATTAGGGCACACGTCAATAGGGAAGGATCTAAGTCCACGATTAGCAGCAAAGCTAGGAGCCGCTCTAATATCCGATTGTACCTCTATTGAAGGAGAAGGAGAGCAGGCGTTGTTTGTACGTCCTATCTATTCAGGTAAAGCCTTCGCTAAAAAGAAAATAAAGGAAGGCCTAGCCTTTATTACAATAAGACCAAATAATATTGCCGCATTAGAGGCGGATGAAGCCTTAAAGGCTGAGGTCAAAGAGCTTAACGTTGATATTAAGGATATCCGTACCGTCATTAAAGAGGTGGTGCGAAAGACTGCTGGTGGAGTAGATCTTTCAGAGGCAAGAGTAATTATAGCTGGAGGACGCGGAGTGAAGAGCACAGAGGGCTTTAAGCCCTTACAGGAATTAGCTGACGTTCTTGGTGGTGCAGTAGGAGCTTCTCGTGGGGCTTGTGATGCAGAGTATTGTGATTATGCCCTGCAGATCGGTCAAACTGGTAAAGTAGTCACTCCAGATCTGTATATCGCCTGTGGGATCTCAGGAGCGATCCAGCATTTAGCTGGGATGTCAAATTCAAAAGTCATTGTGGCTATAAATAAGGATCCCGAAGCGGAAATTTTTAAAGTGGCTGATTATGGGATTGTAGGAGACCTCTTTGAGATTGTTCCATTATTAACTGAGGAATTCAAGAAAGCTCTGGCTTAG
- a CDS encoding electron transfer flavoprotein subunit beta/FixA family protein, producing the protein MNILVLMKRTFDTEEKIIIKENKIVQDGVEFIINPYDEYAIEEGIKLRDEHGGEVTLLSVGSPDSEKEIRTGLAMGADKAILIEDERADGDEHTFSLLLAQVIKEREFDLILGGNVSVDSGAGQVAVRVAELLDIPQVTTITKLTIDGNKATVERDVEGDIEIIELTLPALFTAQQGLNEPRYPSLPGIMKAKKKPLERLTINELSINEVDMTGKTETVELLLPPKKEAGRILKGEKEDQVQELVQLLKSEAKVI; encoded by the coding sequence ATGAATATTTTAGTTTTGATGAAAAGAACCTTTGATACTGAGGAAAAAATTATAATTAAAGAAAATAAAATTGTACAGGATGGCGTAGAATTTATCATTAATCCATATGATGAATACGCCATTGAGGAAGGGATTAAGCTTCGTGATGAGCATGGTGGTGAGGTAACACTCCTTTCTGTAGGATCTCCAGACAGTGAAAAGGAAATCAGAACAGGGCTTGCTATGGGAGCAGATAAGGCTATTCTTATTGAGGATGAACGTGCAGATGGTGATGAGCATACTTTCTCTTTACTCTTAGCTCAAGTGATTAAAGAGCGAGAGTTTGATCTCATTTTAGGTGGAAATGTATCTGTAGATAGTGGAGCGGGACAGGTTGCTGTACGAGTGGCGGAACTTTTAGACATACCGCAGGTGACGACTATAACAAAGCTAACGATTGATGGGAATAAAGCTACCGTTGAACGTGACGTGGAGGGGGATATTGAAATCATAGAACTAACGTTACCAGCGTTGTTTACAGCTCAACAAGGATTAAATGAGCCTAGATATCCTTCACTGCCTGGAATCATGAAAGCTAAGAAAAAACCACTCGAACGCTTAACGATTAATGAACTTTCTATTAATGAAGTGGATATGACAGGCAAAACGGAAACGGTAGAGCTCCTGCTTCCACCCAAAAAAGAAGCAGGACGTATCTTAAAAGGGGAAAAAGAGGATCAGGTTCAAGAATTAGTTCAATTGCTTAAGTCAGAAGCCAAGGTTATTTAA
- the trxA gene encoding thioredoxin: protein MAIIDGTDQTFKAEVESGTVLVDFWAPWCGPCRMIAPVLEEIDQELGDKVKILKVNVDENPETASQFGVMSIPTLLLFKDNEVVDKVIGAGTPKEALVEKIEAHL, encoded by the coding sequence ATGGCAATTATAGATGGAACAGATCAAACCTTTAAAGCAGAGGTAGAAAGCGGTACAGTACTAGTCGACTTTTGGGCACCATGGTGCGGACCTTGCCGCATGATCGCTCCTGTTTTAGAGGAAATTGATCAAGAGCTTGGAGACAAGGTGAAAATTTTAAAAGTGAATGTAGATGAAAATCCAGAAACAGCTTCTCAGTTTGGGGTTATGAGTATCCCAACTCTCCTATTGTTTAAAGATAATGAAGTTGTAGATAAAGTGATTGGCGCTGGGACTCCAAAAGAAGCTCTAGTTGAAAAAATTGAAGCACATCTATAA
- a CDS encoding enoyl-CoA hydratase yields MTTSYVQVEKQDSVAILRLEHPPANALSGEVFKNLSLALDKVEEDPQIKAVVLAGKGKFFAAGADIKEFTTVHTAEEGRKIAEVGQGVFARMEEFSKPILAAIHGAALGGGLELAMACHMRFATAQAKLGLPELNLGLIPGFAGTQRLPRLIGKAKALELLLSGQPISGEEALRLGLVNRIVVEGELETEAIQFASMNAEKSAVTLRYALAAVLEGERNGQEAGSRKEAELFGKVFESADAKEGITAFIEKRKPNFKDQ; encoded by the coding sequence ATGACTACAAGCTATGTACAAGTGGAAAAACAGGATTCAGTAGCTATTCTTAGACTTGAGCATCCACCAGCTAACGCTTTAAGTGGAGAAGTGTTTAAGAATTTATCTCTAGCGCTTGATAAGGTGGAAGAGGATCCGCAAATCAAAGCTGTAGTGTTAGCTGGAAAAGGCAAATTTTTTGCTGCTGGAGCAGATATTAAGGAATTTACAACCGTTCATACTGCTGAAGAGGGGAGGAAGATAGCAGAAGTAGGACAAGGGGTATTTGCTAGAATGGAAGAGTTTAGCAAGCCAATTCTAGCTGCTATCCACGGTGCTGCATTAGGTGGGGGATTAGAGCTAGCCATGGCTTGTCATATGCGTTTTGCTACAGCACAGGCAAAGCTAGGACTTCCTGAATTAAATCTAGGACTCATTCCTGGTTTTGCAGGAACTCAGCGACTACCAAGGTTAATAGGTAAAGCGAAAGCTTTAGAGCTATTGCTATCTGGACAACCTATATCCGGAGAGGAAGCCCTTCGTTTAGGCTTAGTAAATAGGATTGTTGTTGAGGGAGAATTAGAGACAGAAGCTATCCAGTTTGCCTCTATGAATGCAGAAAAAAGTGCCGTTACTCTTAGATATGCGTTAGCAGCCGTGTTAGAAGGAGAACGTAACGGACAAGAAGCTGGAAGTCGCAAGGAGGCTGAGCTTTTTGGCAAGGTGTTTGAATCGGCTGATGCTAAAGAAGGGATTACAGCATTTATTGAGAAAAGGAAGCCTAACTTTAAAGATCAGTGA
- the uvrC gene encoding excinuclease ABC subunit UvrC — protein sequence MAMIKEKLSLLPDQPGVYMMKDEKGQIIYVGKAKTLRNRVRSYFTGSHDGKTQRMLQDIVDFEYIVTSSNIEALLLECNFIKKHNPRYNVLLKDDKTYPYIKLTSHEHPRLEITRKVKKDKGKYFGPYPNAYSANETKKVLDRLYPLRKCNTIPDRVCLYYHMGQCLAPCVYTVEQATYEQMTQQIVRFLNGGHKEIVKELEAKMLQASEEMNFERAKELRDQIQHIEQVMQKQSITLKDQVDRDVFGFYVDKGWICVQVFFVRQGKLIERDVSLFPFYGDDIGEELMSFIGQFYFEKEHVLPKEILVPNEVDGELLQSWLNVKVYTPQRGTKKELLAMATSNAKNSIEQKFQLIERTEERTIKAVERLGQKLGTGPVHRIEAFDNSNIQGTDPVSAMVVFIDGKAAKNEYRKYKIKTVQGPDDYESMREVIRRRYIRLLKEDQPLPDLIMIDGGKGQISAAQDVLENELGLYLPVCGLAKDEKHRSSQLLFGVPPEPVEMKRDSQEFYLLQRIQDEVHRFAITFHRSTRGKSMIQSSLDGIPGVGPKRKKLLLKTFGSIKKIKEASLDDFKEIGVGDKLAQTILDHLRGDIT from the coding sequence ATGGCAATGATAAAAGAAAAGCTTTCCTTACTTCCCGATCAGCCTGGTGTATACATGATGAAGGATGAAAAAGGTCAGATCATATATGTAGGGAAGGCCAAAACATTACGTAATCGTGTGCGCTCTTATTTTACAGGGAGCCATGATGGAAAAACACAACGTATGCTACAGGACATTGTAGACTTTGAATATATAGTTACTTCTAGTAATATAGAAGCTCTGTTGCTTGAATGTAATTTCATTAAGAAGCATAATCCCAGATATAATGTATTACTTAAGGATGATAAAACGTATCCATATATTAAATTGACAAGCCATGAGCATCCACGACTTGAGATTACTAGAAAGGTAAAAAAAGATAAAGGTAAGTACTTTGGTCCTTATCCAAACGCATACTCAGCAAACGAAACGAAAAAGGTGCTAGATCGCCTTTATCCATTACGTAAATGTAATACGATCCCGGATCGAGTATGCTTGTATTATCATATGGGTCAATGTCTCGCCCCTTGTGTATACACGGTTGAGCAAGCTACTTATGAGCAAATGACTCAGCAGATTGTTCGATTTTTGAATGGTGGTCACAAAGAGATTGTCAAAGAATTAGAGGCTAAGATGCTACAAGCCTCAGAAGAAATGAATTTTGAGCGAGCCAAGGAGCTCAGGGATCAGATTCAGCATATTGAACAAGTGATGCAGAAGCAAAGTATTACACTGAAGGATCAGGTTGATCGTGATGTGTTTGGCTTTTATGTAGATAAAGGCTGGATTTGTGTGCAAGTGTTTTTTGTAAGGCAGGGTAAGTTAATAGAAAGAGACGTATCTCTTTTCCCTTTTTATGGAGATGATATCGGAGAGGAGCTAATGTCCTTTATAGGACAATTTTATTTTGAGAAAGAGCATGTCCTGCCAAAAGAAATTCTTGTCCCTAATGAAGTAGATGGTGAGCTATTACAATCATGGCTAAATGTGAAGGTATATACTCCACAAAGAGGCACTAAAAAAGAACTACTAGCGATGGCTACTTCTAATGCCAAAAACTCCATCGAGCAAAAGTTTCAATTAATTGAAAGAACAGAGGAGCGAACGATTAAAGCGGTTGAGCGTCTCGGACAGAAGCTCGGAACAGGTCCAGTGCACCGGATTGAAGCGTTCGATAATTCAAATATTCAAGGAACCGATCCAGTTTCAGCTATGGTTGTCTTTATAGATGGAAAGGCAGCTAAAAATGAGTACCGTAAATATAAAATAAAAACTGTTCAGGGCCCTGATGATTACGAATCAATGCGTGAGGTGATTCGCCGAAGGTACATTAGACTTTTAAAAGAAGATCAACCTTTACCCGACCTCATTATGATAGACGGAGGTAAGGGGCAAATTAGTGCCGCACAGGATGTCCTTGAAAATGAGCTAGGTTTATACCTGCCAGTGTGTGGCTTAGCCAAGGATGAAAAGCATCGTAGCTCACAACTGTTATTCGGTGTACCGCCTGAGCCTGTTGAAATGAAAAGAGATAGTCAGGAATTTTATCTTCTACAGCGTATTCAGGATGAGGTTCACCGGTTTGCTATTACATTTCATCGTTCTACTAGAGGGAAATCGATGATTCAATCCTCTTTAGATGGGATTCCTGGTGTGGGACCTAAGCGTAAAAAGCTCCTGCTAAAAACGTTCGGATCCATAAAAAAGATCAAGGAAGCTTCTCTAGATGATTTTAAAGAGATAGGGGTTGGAGACAAATTAGCCCAAACGATTCTTGATCATTTAAGAGGAGATATTACCTAA